In one window of Drosophila innubila isolate TH190305 chromosome 2L unlocalized genomic scaffold, UK_Dinn_1.0 4_B_2L, whole genome shotgun sequence DNA:
- the LOC117781728 gene encoding alpha-tocopherol transfer protein isoform X1 — protein MGFRELYCEFVRCAIRTKLSYVLESDQATAALTHSHTMPAIEHKLNITEEEIPENIRLIAQNQGECPKTKQETIEEFRNYILEQKKCQPHRNDDKYLEKFLRARYWKIDNSYKLLCSYYKFREENKKYYEKVRPLDLRHVGDEDILTVTPYRDQHGHRILIYRFGIWRPNRVTVDDIFRATIVLQELGSLEPISQIVGGVGIFDLKDLGLEHLLHLSPSVAQKMIALLVTSMPIRTAALHIVNQNWVFNAAFKIFKPFLNASMRERLYIHGSDMSSLHKHINPENLPKRYGGLHDDYSYTLWLDMLQHQCADSGVQKDMEQLGFIFD, from the exons ATGGGATTTCGTGAACTTTATTGTGAATTTGTGAGATGTGCAATTCGCACGAAATTAAGCTACGTGCTCGAATCCGATCAG GCCACAGCTGCACTAACCCACAGTCACACAATGCCGGCTATTGAGCACAAATTGAACATCACCGAGGAGGAAATTCCAGAGAACATACGACTTATAGCGCAAAATCAGGGAGAATGTCCAAAGACGAAACAAGAGACTATTGAAGAATTTCGCAATTATATTTTGG AGCAAAAGAAGTGCCAACCACATCGGAACGATgataaatatttggaaaagtTCCTGCGCGCCCGATACTGGAAGATTGATAACAGCTACAAGTTG CTCTGTAGCTATTATAAATTCCGTGAAGAGAATAAAAAGTACTACGAGAAGGTCCGTCCCCTTGATCTTAGACATGTCGGCGATGAGGATATATTGACAGTGACGCCATATCGTGATCAGCATGGACATCGTATACTTATCTATCGCTTTGGAATCTGGAGACCGAATCGTGTTACCGTGGATGATATCTTTAGAGCAACAATCGTGCTGCAGGAACTCGGCTCATTGGAGCCAATCTCACAAATAGTGGGTGGAGTGGGCATATTTGACCTTAAGGATTTAGGTTTGGAGCATTTGTTGCATCTGAGTCCCAGTGTGGCCCAAAAGATGATTGCTCTATTGGTG ACTTCCATGCCTATTCGCACTGCTGCTCTGCATATTGTCAATCAGAACTGGGTTTTTAATGCCGcctttaagatttttaaaccCTTTCTCAATGCCTCCATGCGGGAGAGACTTTATATACATGGTAGTGATATGAGCTCCCTGCACAAACATATCAACCCCGAGAATCTACCCAAAAG ATATGGTGGCCTGCACGATGATTACTCCTATACGCTTTGGTTGGATATGTTGCAGCATCAGTGTGCGGATAGTGGAGTTCAAAAAGATATGGAACAGCtgggttttatttttgactaa
- the LOC117781728 gene encoding alpha-tocopherol transfer protein isoform X2: protein MATAALTHSHTMPAIEHKLNITEEEIPENIRLIAQNQGECPKTKQETIEEFRNYILEQKKCQPHRNDDKYLEKFLRARYWKIDNSYKLLCSYYKFREENKKYYEKVRPLDLRHVGDEDILTVTPYRDQHGHRILIYRFGIWRPNRVTVDDIFRATIVLQELGSLEPISQIVGGVGIFDLKDLGLEHLLHLSPSVAQKMIALLVTSMPIRTAALHIVNQNWVFNAAFKIFKPFLNASMRERLYIHGSDMSSLHKHINPENLPKRYGGLHDDYSYTLWLDMLQHQCADSGVQKDMEQLGFIFD from the exons atg GCCACAGCTGCACTAACCCACAGTCACACAATGCCGGCTATTGAGCACAAATTGAACATCACCGAGGAGGAAATTCCAGAGAACATACGACTTATAGCGCAAAATCAGGGAGAATGTCCAAAGACGAAACAAGAGACTATTGAAGAATTTCGCAATTATATTTTGG AGCAAAAGAAGTGCCAACCACATCGGAACGATgataaatatttggaaaagtTCCTGCGCGCCCGATACTGGAAGATTGATAACAGCTACAAGTTG CTCTGTAGCTATTATAAATTCCGTGAAGAGAATAAAAAGTACTACGAGAAGGTCCGTCCCCTTGATCTTAGACATGTCGGCGATGAGGATATATTGACAGTGACGCCATATCGTGATCAGCATGGACATCGTATACTTATCTATCGCTTTGGAATCTGGAGACCGAATCGTGTTACCGTGGATGATATCTTTAGAGCAACAATCGTGCTGCAGGAACTCGGCTCATTGGAGCCAATCTCACAAATAGTGGGTGGAGTGGGCATATTTGACCTTAAGGATTTAGGTTTGGAGCATTTGTTGCATCTGAGTCCCAGTGTGGCCCAAAAGATGATTGCTCTATTGGTG ACTTCCATGCCTATTCGCACTGCTGCTCTGCATATTGTCAATCAGAACTGGGTTTTTAATGCCGcctttaagatttttaaaccCTTTCTCAATGCCTCCATGCGGGAGAGACTTTATATACATGGTAGTGATATGAGCTCCCTGCACAAACATATCAACCCCGAGAATCTACCCAAAAG ATATGGTGGCCTGCACGATGATTACTCCTATACGCTTTGGTTGGATATGTTGCAGCATCAGTGTGCGGATAGTGGAGTTCAAAAAGATATGGAACAGCtgggttttatttttgactaa
- the LOC117781728 gene encoding alpha-tocopherol transfer protein isoform X3 encodes MPAIEHKLNITEEEIPENIRLIAQNQGECPKTKQETIEEFRNYILEQKKCQPHRNDDKYLEKFLRARYWKIDNSYKLLCSYYKFREENKKYYEKVRPLDLRHVGDEDILTVTPYRDQHGHRILIYRFGIWRPNRVTVDDIFRATIVLQELGSLEPISQIVGGVGIFDLKDLGLEHLLHLSPSVAQKMIALLVTSMPIRTAALHIVNQNWVFNAAFKIFKPFLNASMRERLYIHGSDMSSLHKHINPENLPKRYGGLHDDYSYTLWLDMLQHQCADSGVQKDMEQLGFIFD; translated from the exons ATGCCGGCTATTGAGCACAAATTGAACATCACCGAGGAGGAAATTCCAGAGAACATACGACTTATAGCGCAAAATCAGGGAGAATGTCCAAAGACGAAACAAGAGACTATTGAAGAATTTCGCAATTATATTTTGG AGCAAAAGAAGTGCCAACCACATCGGAACGATgataaatatttggaaaagtTCCTGCGCGCCCGATACTGGAAGATTGATAACAGCTACAAGTTG CTCTGTAGCTATTATAAATTCCGTGAAGAGAATAAAAAGTACTACGAGAAGGTCCGTCCCCTTGATCTTAGACATGTCGGCGATGAGGATATATTGACAGTGACGCCATATCGTGATCAGCATGGACATCGTATACTTATCTATCGCTTTGGAATCTGGAGACCGAATCGTGTTACCGTGGATGATATCTTTAGAGCAACAATCGTGCTGCAGGAACTCGGCTCATTGGAGCCAATCTCACAAATAGTGGGTGGAGTGGGCATATTTGACCTTAAGGATTTAGGTTTGGAGCATTTGTTGCATCTGAGTCCCAGTGTGGCCCAAAAGATGATTGCTCTATTGGTG ACTTCCATGCCTATTCGCACTGCTGCTCTGCATATTGTCAATCAGAACTGGGTTTTTAATGCCGcctttaagatttttaaaccCTTTCTCAATGCCTCCATGCGGGAGAGACTTTATATACATGGTAGTGATATGAGCTCCCTGCACAAACATATCAACCCCGAGAATCTACCCAAAAG ATATGGTGGCCTGCACGATGATTACTCCTATACGCTTTGGTTGGATATGTTGCAGCATCAGTGTGCGGATAGTGGAGTTCAAAAAGATATGGAACAGCtgggttttatttttgactaa
- the LOC117780879 gene encoding transcription factor MafB, whose product MKMEDPTIADTYVQEFNLDHLGVGVAGSSVTTLTPVAVAAIGHVKREDHSPPQPVKWTTVHSREPPADDETEPIPLPLPLPVPLPLPIAVSESAGGDVSQLATVSHIKLRSFSGHQWHMDERRLQPLSPPPEGYVGGPMGGQAVLVNTSSSSAAAAAVAAAAAAASAVPGGVPSTPPETPPVVGSPTGSSSCPSQAYAHHYHAGRANSSANVAAVGLSQEMMWLPNSMRAEQQPLDLRPLACPGSQEEAEEWERQRDYAMHAAAAAAHHHHGHPLMQSHHHHAQARHMAQAQHATHHHHFHSLEHALPINMHSNSTNSYAGSPGPGSGPSGSMCQTLSNCGPQLPSTGSSSGASSGSNSRGCVRSMLQPCRPLSASSTRSSNNSPHTCSGAYSNATLEDCINDDMLTTLTVRELNKRLHGCPREEVVRLKQKRRTLKNRGYAQNCRSKRLHQRHELEKANRQLNQDLHRLKLEYSRVCQERDTLMNRLQQQRTGAAAADNQSSPEFYL is encoded by the coding sequence ATGAAAATGGAAGATCCCACCATTGCCGACACATATGTGCAGGAATTTAACTTGGATCATTTGGGAGTTGGAGTTGCCGGAAGCTCAGTGACCACCCTGACGCCGGTGGCAGTGGCCGCCATTGGACATGTCAAGCGCGAGGATCACAGTCCACCGCAGCCGGTGAAATGGACGACGGTGCATAGTCGGGAACCACCAGCAGATGATGAAACGGAGCCGAttccactgccactgccacttcCAGTTCCACTTCCACTGCCAATTGCCGTGTCGGAATCAGCCGGTGGTGATGTCTCCCAACTAGCCACCGTTTCCCATATTAAGTTGCGCTCCTTTTCGGGTCACCAATGGCACATGGATGAGCGGCGACTTCAGCCGCTGAGCCCGCCTCCCGAGGGCTATGTGGGCGGTCCCATGGGCGGACAAGCTGTTCTGGTGAACACATCCTCCTCCTCGGCAGCTGCTGCGGCTGTAgcagccgctgctgctgccgcctcCGCTGTGCCTGGCGGTGTACCTTCCACACCGCCAGAGACGCCGCCTGTTGTGGGCTCACCCACGGGCAGCAGTAGCTGCCCCAGTCAGGCCTACGCCCATCACTACCACGCCGGGCGGGCAAATTCATCCgccaatgttgctgctgtcggtCTTAGTCAGGAGATGATGTGGCTGCCGAATTCGATGCGGGCCGAGCAACAGCCGCTGGATCTGCGTCCGCTCGCCTGTCCCGGCTCGCAGGAGGAGGCTGAAGAGTGGGAACGTCAAAGGGACTATGCCATGCAtgcggctgcggctgctgcacaTCATCACCATGGACATCCGCTCATGCAGAGCCACCATCACCATGCACAGGCGCGTCACATGGCACAGGCACAACATGCCACGCATCACCATCATTTCCACAGTCTGGAGCACGCGCTGCCCATCAACATGCATTCCAACTCCACGAACTCCTACGCGGGCAGTCCCGGGCCTGGCTCAGGTCCCAGTGGCTCCATGTGCCAAACACTCTCCAATTGTGGACCCCAGCTGCCATCcaccggcagcagcagcggcgctAGCAGCGGCTCCAACTCCCGCGGCTGTGTGCGCTCCATGTTGCAACCGTGTCGCCCGCTCTCGGCGAGCTCCACGCGCAGCTCGAACAACTCGCCGCACACTTGTTCCGGCGCATACAGCAATGCCACTCTTGAGGATTGCATCAATGACGACATGCTGACCACACTGACGGTGCGGGAACTGAACAAACGACTCCATGGCTGTCCACGCGAGGAGGTAGTGCGCCTGAAGCAGAAACGTCGCACTCTCAAAAATCGTGGATATGCCCAAAATTGTCGTTCCAAGCGTCTGCATCAGCGTCACGAACTGGAGAAGGCCAATCGTCAGCTCAATCAGGATCTGCACAGACTAAAGCTGGAGTACTCCCGTGTCTGCCAGGAGCGAGACACCCTTATGAACAGGCTCCAACAGCAGCGAACGGGCGCCGCGGCTGCGGATAACCAGAGTTCCCCCGAGTTCTATCTATGA